In Brevibacillus brevis NBRC 100599, a single genomic region encodes these proteins:
- a CDS encoding methyl-accepting chemotaxis protein yields MRSIKNVLVTILAAITIGIFILQLVFGFLQFEQIISNEVEAKLQMQVAKEAAYLNGMLDKTGKLSETLTYSVSHGSKETIKQIEGTLVDVVASEPLIVGGGFWMEPYSFDSTQKLYGRYAIRNNDKVELDPAYSDGSYDYLAQDWYKAGMVDKPYVWTEPYADPISKVPMVTAIAPIKVGGKISGTTTLDIGLTELNKSIENLKVGETGYGFIVSKSGIYVSHRDAQKNLQVKMTDESETGLRDIANQITEATATGMTQATIAGQTQFVTFAPIGETGMTLATVMPAAEINGPVTQYFYISLIIFGVSISIFLVLLYWFINRQVARPLLQLKASIVNLVEKKDLTQTIPIRRKDEIGDVATAVNVFIADLHGMMKNISGYTGQVGTVSETSAKKSHEARLAFGQVASSFQEVAIGTENQQHSAEESARAMEEMAIGIQRIAEASSTMAESSKHMANEAVTGNQSVEKVSGQMDSINRSVSHSADVVRSLDSRSAEISQIVEVIASIASQTNLLALNAAIEAARAGEQGRGFAVVADEVRKLAEQSNDSANQIANLITEIQRETTSAVQAMDEGTREVETGIQIAYETGEAFRRIMDSTQDVADQIQEISSVAEQMSAATEQVTASILQLSLIAKESAASASGVAASTEEQRISMDQLSTSAEQLNQMARELQQMINRFTL; encoded by the coding sequence ATGAGGAGCATAAAAAATGTGCTGGTAACCATTTTGGCTGCTATCACGATCGGTATTTTTATTCTTCAGCTAGTGTTTGGTTTTCTCCAGTTTGAGCAAATTATCTCGAATGAAGTAGAAGCAAAGCTACAAATGCAGGTAGCCAAAGAGGCGGCTTATCTGAATGGGATGCTGGACAAGACAGGCAAGCTCTCGGAAACACTCACTTATTCTGTCTCGCATGGCTCCAAGGAAACAATCAAGCAAATAGAAGGGACGCTGGTCGATGTCGTAGCGTCTGAGCCTTTGATTGTTGGCGGTGGATTTTGGATGGAGCCATACAGCTTCGACAGCACGCAAAAGCTGTACGGCAGGTACGCCATCCGTAATAACGACAAAGTAGAGCTCGATCCGGCTTATAGCGATGGCAGCTATGATTATCTCGCGCAGGATTGGTACAAGGCGGGGATGGTGGACAAGCCATATGTATGGACTGAGCCGTATGCCGACCCGATTTCCAAAGTTCCTATGGTGACAGCAATTGCACCCATTAAGGTGGGAGGAAAAATCAGCGGTACGACGACATTGGATATCGGGCTTACGGAGCTTAACAAAAGCATCGAAAATCTGAAGGTTGGCGAAACAGGCTACGGTTTTATCGTTTCCAAGTCGGGCATTTACGTATCCCATCGCGATGCCCAAAAGAACTTGCAGGTGAAAATGACGGACGAATCTGAAACGGGACTGCGGGACATTGCCAATCAAATAACAGAAGCAACCGCGACGGGTATGACGCAAGCAACCATCGCTGGTCAAACGCAATTCGTCACCTTCGCTCCTATCGGGGAAACAGGCATGACACTAGCTACTGTCATGCCCGCAGCAGAGATTAACGGACCGGTTACCCAATACTTTTACATCAGCCTGATTATTTTTGGTGTCTCGATCAGCATTTTCCTCGTGCTCTTGTACTGGTTCATCAATCGACAGGTAGCACGCCCTTTGCTGCAGCTGAAAGCAAGCATCGTCAACCTGGTGGAAAAAAAGGATTTAACCCAGACGATCCCAATCCGGCGCAAGGATGAGATTGGCGACGTGGCGACAGCGGTGAATGTATTCATTGCGGATCTGCACGGAATGATGAAAAATATTAGCGGCTATACCGGTCAAGTCGGAACTGTTTCGGAAACTTCCGCAAAGAAGTCTCATGAAGCACGGCTTGCCTTTGGACAGGTGGCGTCGTCGTTCCAAGAGGTAGCAATCGGCACGGAGAATCAACAGCATAGTGCCGAAGAAAGTGCGCGTGCTATGGAAGAGATGGCCATCGGTATTCAGCGGATTGCCGAAGCCTCATCCACGATGGCCGAATCTTCGAAACATATGGCAAACGAAGCGGTGACGGGCAACCAATCCGTAGAGAAGGTGTCAGGACAAATGGACTCCATCAACCGATCTGTAAGCCATTCTGCCGATGTCGTTCGTTCGTTGGATAGCCGCTCAGCAGAAATTTCGCAGATCGTAGAAGTCATCGCAAGCATTGCATCCCAGACGAACCTGTTGGCGCTCAATGCAGCGATTGAAGCTGCGCGTGCAGGTGAACAGGGAAGAGGTTTCGCAGTGGTAGCAGATGAGGTGCGCAAGCTGGCAGAGCAGTCCAACGACTCCGCAAACCAAATTGCCAACCTGATTACGGAAATCCAACGGGAAACGACCTCGGCGGTACAAGCCATGGATGAGGGAACACGCGAGGTAGAAACCGGAATCCAGATTGCCTATGAGACAGGGGAAGCATTCCGCCGGATCATGGATTCTACCCAGGATGTTGCCGATCAGATTCAGGAGATTTCCTCCGTTGCCGAGCAAATGTCAGCGGCAACGGAACAGGTGACGGCATCTATTTTGCAGTTGTCCTTGATTGCAAAGGAATCTGCCGCAAGTGCATCGGGTGTGGCTGCTTCAACGGAAGAGCAGCGCATCTCGATGGACCAGCTCTCTACATCCGCCGAGCAGCTAAACCAGATGGCGAGGGAATTACAGCAAATGATCAACCGTTTCACACTCTAA
- a CDS encoding DedA family protein: protein MEFTGYYELFWEMVTGMLGKFIPDEITVMTMGAQVANTGADFFPAFAIIYPVFFIVSCVGYLLGAKVFGWMTRRLGLRADRLSALRGSMGWLLAFGIFLPIIRHIVPILAGASRMSFRQFLLFFLPSSIVWTLHYFVAGYLFFDQLEIMIAGVYQYSKITLTIVCFAGFSFLMIRQLQRLGGMKGPRTNKQPPVS from the coding sequence GTGGAGTTTACAGGGTATTACGAGCTATTCTGGGAGATGGTTACAGGCATGCTGGGAAAATTCATTCCTGATGAGATTACGGTCATGACCATGGGGGCACAGGTTGCTAATACAGGAGCGGACTTTTTTCCAGCATTTGCCATCATATACCCCGTTTTTTTCATCGTTTCTTGCGTGGGATACTTGCTGGGAGCGAAGGTATTTGGCTGGATGACCCGGAGGCTGGGCTTGCGTGCTGATAGACTATCGGCATTGCGCGGGTCAATGGGCTGGTTGCTTGCTTTTGGTATCTTTCTTCCGATTATTCGTCATATCGTGCCTATCCTCGCCGGTGCCAGCCGAATGTCGTTTCGGCAGTTCCTTCTATTCTTTTTGCCGAGCAGTATCGTTTGGACCTTGCATTACTTCGTGGCAGGCTACTTGTTCTTTGATCAACTGGAAATAATGATTGCCGGTGTTTATCAATATAGCAAAATTACATTGACGATTGTTTGTTTTGCAGGGTTTTCGTTCCTCATGATTCGCCAGTTGCAGCGTCTTGGTGGAATGAAAGGACCTCGAACGAATAAGCAACCACCTGTTTCGTAA
- a CDS encoding YqgQ family protein — MKINPNEFDLKAFLHRFGLVIYTGDPEGDLLLIEDEIRELYELNVIDKEEFIEAMSALRSKRKAEGRE; from the coding sequence TTGAAAATAAACCCGAATGAATTCGATTTGAAGGCGTTTCTGCACCGTTTCGGATTGGTTATTTATACAGGTGATCCTGAAGGGGATTTGCTGTTGATAGAAGATGAAATTCGGGAGCTATATGAGCTGAATGTCATTGACAAGGAAGAGTTCATTGAAGCCATGTCAGCGTTGCGCAGCAAGCGTAAGGCTGAGGGAAGAGAATAG
- a CDS encoding MFS transporter, producing the protein MLDNIGSHSCFFSIIARLAITAHAAGLTSTFPSRKVEKANNSLEQIFVRKEVDVVNKKHLALLFFIAFFIMLGFGIIIPILPFFAEKLGATSLQIGVLFASYNIMQLVFAPIWGALSDKIGRKPLLSFGLFGFSITFILFGLADSYTEMLLYRILGGIVSAAALPTVTAMVADLFPSEERAKGMGVIGAGIGLSFVFGPVIGGLLSKFGFAVPFYASGIVALLTFFLILFSLPESLPKEKRANLQKEQRQNPLVSLFGSMSLLYGILFTVSFAFSGLETTFALYISDLYGFTSIDLGYMFLVMGLIAAAVQGGLIGRMVKQLGEASVLVIGMILYGIGFFAIPLSGNFWVLALILSLFGAGQGMIRATATAMITQRTTQGQGVTSGAISSMDSLGRILGPLAGGAVYQVSHGGPFFLGGVLMVLLLLWFVSSYRRLPEPSTHAQS; encoded by the coding sequence ATACTTGACAATATAGGTAGCCATTCTTGTTTCTTTTCTATTATAGCACGTCTCGCTATAACTGCCCACGCTGCTGGCTTGACTTCGACATTTCCTTCACGTAAGGTGGAAAAAGCAAACAATTCGCTTGAACAGATTTTTGTGCGAAAAGAGGTAGACGTAGTGAATAAGAAGCACCTTGCCCTCTTGTTCTTTATTGCTTTTTTCATCATGCTCGGTTTTGGCATCATTATCCCCATTCTTCCCTTTTTCGCGGAAAAATTGGGTGCGACTTCGTTACAAATTGGCGTACTTTTTGCCAGCTACAATATTATGCAGCTGGTGTTTGCACCGATTTGGGGGGCACTTTCAGATAAAATCGGGCGAAAGCCACTCCTATCATTTGGGCTGTTCGGCTTTTCTATCACCTTTATCCTGTTTGGACTCGCTGACAGTTATACAGAAATGCTCCTGTATCGCATTTTGGGTGGAATCGTCTCGGCTGCCGCATTGCCAACCGTAACCGCAATGGTAGCGGATCTCTTCCCTTCAGAAGAACGGGCCAAAGGGATGGGGGTCATTGGCGCAGGGATTGGACTTAGCTTTGTCTTCGGTCCGGTCATTGGTGGACTGCTCAGCAAATTCGGCTTTGCCGTTCCCTTCTACGCTTCGGGTATCGTGGCGTTGCTTACATTTTTCCTGATCCTGTTTTCCTTGCCAGAAAGCCTGCCGAAAGAAAAACGGGCGAATCTGCAAAAAGAACAGCGGCAAAATCCGCTTGTCTCTTTGTTCGGATCCATGTCCTTGCTGTACGGTATTTTGTTCACCGTTTCCTTTGCTTTTTCCGGACTGGAAACGACTTTTGCCCTGTACATAAGTGATTTGTACGGTTTTACCTCCATAGACCTCGGCTACATGTTTCTCGTCATGGGCTTGATCGCTGCCGCTGTACAGGGCGGGCTGATCGGAAGAATGGTCAAGCAGCTAGGGGAAGCAAGTGTCCTCGTCATCGGGATGATTCTTTACGGCATTGGATTTTTCGCCATTCCGTTATCGGGTAACTTTTGGGTGCTGGCGCTGATCCTCTCCTTATTCGGGGCGGGACAAGGCATGATCAGAGCGACAGCCACCGCAATGATCACCCAGCGAACCACGCAAGGCCAAGGCGTGACAAGTGGAGCAATCAGCTCGATGGATAGCCTAGGACGGATCTTGGGTCCATTAGCTGGTGGAGCGGTTTACCAAGTCTCCCACGGCGGTCCGTTCTTCCTCGGAGGGGTCTTGATGGTGTTGCTCCTCCTGTGGTTCGTAAGCAGCTATCGCCGCCTTCCAGAACCAAGCACACATGCGCAATCGTAA
- the abc-f gene encoding ribosomal protection-like ABC-F family protein, translating to MIIVATQQLQKSYGADPVLQDITLEIKAGERVGIVGPNGAGKTTLFKLLAGIESPDSGELFRAKGTIWAYLPQTPKYPAEWTGADVVASAFADVIKLQEQMRELEQQMGLLYENEQELNRLMLRYQKLQDEFEQRDGYQWETKMAQVTQGLGVSSELLATPFAQLSGGEKTKAGLAKLLCQQSDVLLLDEPTNHLDVESMEWLEEFLKNYQGTILIISHDRYFLDAVVTSVYHVDGGEAEFYIGNYSAFATEREERLLRQFAAYQEQQKQIKKMKETIKRLKEWGNRSNPPNEAFHRRAKSMEKALARIERIERPKMEADRMGLQFMKTDRSGQDVLKATGVQKAFGGKQLFADASFLLRYGERKALLGPNGCGKSTLIRMLLGEIEPDAGTLKIGSSVKVGYLSQQALEGDQNQRLIDVFREVASVTEPEARHLLARFMFYGEQVFKRIGQLSGGERMRLRLAQMMHQEINLLILDEPTNHLDIEARETLEEALADFRGSLFIISHDRYFLQKMADGVFWVENKRLVHDVGSYEEAREKQKQRIAARAGKPEEEIERKQSAVKQVQETAVTNATAKRPNPYKLAELEQKIASLEGRKGELTALLQTEGADYEQLVAWQQLIDQVQQEIEVTFSVWMELQEQ from the coding sequence ATGATTATTGTCGCGACACAGCAATTGCAGAAATCGTACGGAGCCGATCCGGTTTTACAAGATATCACATTGGAAATAAAGGCAGGAGAACGCGTCGGGATCGTCGGACCGAATGGAGCAGGCAAAACCACATTGTTCAAGCTGTTGGCAGGTATCGAAAGCCCAGATTCTGGTGAGCTTTTTCGGGCAAAAGGAACGATATGGGCGTACCTGCCGCAAACGCCGAAGTATCCGGCGGAGTGGACGGGGGCCGATGTTGTAGCCAGTGCTTTTGCGGATGTCATCAAGCTGCAGGAGCAGATGCGCGAGCTCGAGCAACAGATGGGCTTGCTATACGAAAATGAACAAGAGCTAAACCGCCTCATGCTGCGCTATCAAAAGCTGCAAGATGAATTTGAACAGCGGGATGGCTATCAGTGGGAGACGAAAATGGCCCAGGTGACACAGGGCTTGGGAGTTAGTTCGGAGCTGTTAGCGACACCTTTTGCCCAGCTGAGTGGTGGGGAAAAGACGAAGGCTGGCCTTGCAAAGCTACTCTGCCAACAAAGCGATGTTCTGCTCTTGGATGAGCCGACCAACCATTTGGATGTGGAGTCGATGGAGTGGCTAGAGGAGTTTTTGAAAAATTATCAAGGCACGATCCTGATCATCTCCCATGACCGTTATTTTTTGGATGCGGTCGTCACGTCTGTCTATCATGTGGACGGAGGGGAAGCTGAATTTTATATCGGCAATTACAGTGCGTTCGCCACGGAGCGTGAGGAGCGCTTGTTGCGACAGTTTGCCGCTTATCAGGAACAGCAGAAACAAATCAAGAAAATGAAAGAGACAATCAAACGGCTCAAGGAGTGGGGCAATCGCTCCAATCCACCGAACGAAGCCTTTCACCGAAGGGCAAAAAGTATGGAAAAAGCGCTGGCGCGGATTGAACGTATCGAGCGACCAAAAATGGAAGCAGATCGCATGGGCTTGCAGTTTATGAAAACCGACCGAAGCGGGCAGGATGTGCTGAAAGCGACGGGGGTACAGAAAGCATTTGGCGGAAAACAGTTGTTTGCAGACGCTAGCTTTTTATTGCGCTACGGGGAGCGAAAAGCGCTGCTTGGACCAAATGGCTGCGGCAAATCCACGTTGATTCGCATGCTGCTGGGAGAGATTGAGCCAGACGCAGGTACGCTCAAAATTGGCAGCAGCGTAAAGGTTGGCTACTTGTCACAGCAAGCTTTGGAAGGGGACCAAAACCAACGTCTGATTGATGTTTTCCGCGAGGTAGCCAGCGTGACGGAGCCGGAAGCACGACATTTGCTGGCGCGGTTTATGTTTTACGGCGAACAAGTTTTCAAGAGGATCGGGCAGTTGAGCGGCGGAGAGCGGATGCGACTACGATTGGCCCAAATGATGCATCAGGAAATCAACCTGCTCATTCTGGACGAACCGACCAACCATCTGGATATTGAAGCGCGAGAAACATTGGAGGAAGCCTTGGCGGATTTTCGCGGGTCGTTGTTTATCATCTCGCATGATCGCTATTTCCTGCAGAAGATGGCAGATGGTGTATTTTGGGTAGAAAATAAGCGGCTGGTTCACGATGTGGGTTCCTATGAGGAAGCAAGGGAAAAGCAAAAACAAAGGATTGCTGCTCGTGCGGGTAAGCCAGAAGAAGAAATAGAGCGAAAGCAGTCAGCAGTCAAACAAGTCCAAGAGACGGCCGTGACGAATGCGACAGCAAAACGTCCAAATCCTTACAAACTAGCAGAGCTTGAACAAAAAATAGCCTCGTTAGAAGGAAGAAAAGGCGAACTGACTGCCTTGCTCCAAACTGAAGGGGCCGATTACGAGCAGTTAGTGGCTTGGCAACAGTTGATTGATCAGGTACAGCAGGAGATAGAGGTAACCTTTTCAGTTTGGATGGAGCTACAGGAACAGTAG
- a CDS encoding stalk domain-containing protein: protein MKGKSILAVALTLQVLAAYPVQAAVTSTPQTTTNAILVNGEQSSLAKAPILVQQRTYVTAEDASRILGGTWKQDATNGEMKLAKGTLTFQLVTGKVALNGKWLLDGQGAIVRDKQVYVPLRWMAEQAGHQITWNAEKKAVEIVMAGEESAFTLVDADKLTEQERTFIESVKEQQGIHKQGDLYVIARGSSPNPGYGLQVTKVEQSLEQLFVYVKQTQPDPGKMYPQVISYPYLTAKVKLPPYTTISFLDAETKKPLFPTEGNGSR, encoded by the coding sequence ATGAAAGGCAAATCGATTTTGGCTGTTGCCCTGACACTGCAAGTGTTGGCGGCTTATCCTGTGCAGGCGGCAGTGACTAGCACACCACAAACAACGACAAATGCGATACTGGTAAACGGAGAGCAATCTTCCTTGGCAAAAGCACCGATTCTCGTCCAGCAGCGTACCTATGTAACTGCCGAGGATGCGAGTCGGATTTTAGGAGGCACTTGGAAACAGGATGCAACGAATGGAGAAATGAAGCTGGCAAAAGGGACGCTGACGTTCCAACTCGTTACAGGAAAAGTAGCGTTGAATGGCAAGTGGCTGTTAGATGGGCAGGGCGCAATCGTGCGTGACAAGCAAGTGTATGTGCCGTTGAGATGGATGGCAGAGCAGGCCGGACATCAAATCACGTGGAATGCCGAGAAAAAGGCGGTGGAAATTGTGATGGCTGGGGAAGAGAGTGCCTTTACGCTTGTCGATGCCGATAAGCTGACAGAACAGGAACGTACGTTTATTGAATCGGTAAAAGAACAGCAAGGCATTCACAAGCAGGGAGATCTTTATGTCATCGCACGCGGGTCCTCACCGAATCCTGGCTACGGACTGCAGGTAACCAAAGTCGAGCAGAGCTTGGAGCAGCTTTTTGTGTATGTCAAACAAACGCAGCCTGATCCGGGCAAAATGTATCCGCAAGTAATTTCCTATCCGTATTTGACTGCAAAAGTGAAGTTGCCACCTTACACGACGATTTCCTTTCTAGATGCAGAGACGAAGAAGCCGCTGTTTCCCACAGAGGGCAACGGAAGCCGATAA
- a CDS encoding AEC family transporter, with the protein MELQTLQQSILIMAVIIGIGSLIGYRQPLTADSRQLVITIIINVAMPCIILDGIFQTTIDQQILYQIFAIFFISIILNCLGIFIGWLGARALPLPVKKRREIALLSGLGNTGFIGLPLCAALFGPKGALLAAIFDAGVDVVLWTVGVMMLQEKGSFSLKGLKTLINIPMIAIVFGLGSAIIGFVPPEPVKQLFGTLSKLASPLAMMYIGMLLPMFLRNKPQVSLKLLSMPLTFKLVVFPLMTAFLLSVFSIDSDIVSVSLVQVAMPTLTLASILFGRYAADEEMGAMTTVCSTLLALLSIPVVLVMGNWLLH; encoded by the coding sequence ATGGAACTACAAACGTTGCAGCAGTCCATCCTCATCATGGCCGTCATCATTGGGATCGGTAGCTTAATCGGCTACCGACAACCCTTGACTGCGGACTCCCGCCAACTCGTCATCACGATTATTATTAACGTGGCCATGCCGTGCATTATTTTAGACGGGATCTTTCAGACAACCATTGATCAACAAATTCTATACCAAATTTTTGCAATATTCTTCATTTCTATTATCCTGAACTGCTTGGGTATTTTCATCGGCTGGTTAGGTGCGCGTGCTCTTCCGCTTCCTGTGAAAAAACGCCGGGAGATCGCGCTCTTGTCTGGCTTGGGGAATACAGGCTTCATCGGTTTACCGCTTTGTGCAGCATTGTTCGGGCCAAAAGGGGCACTCTTGGCAGCGATTTTTGACGCAGGTGTGGATGTTGTGCTATGGACAGTAGGGGTGATGATGCTCCAGGAAAAAGGAAGCTTCTCCTTGAAAGGGCTCAAGACACTCATCAACATCCCGATGATCGCGATTGTATTTGGACTCGGTTCTGCCATCATCGGTTTTGTGCCTCCTGAGCCTGTGAAGCAGCTTTTTGGAACGCTGTCCAAGCTTGCCTCTCCGTTAGCCATGATGTATATTGGTATGCTTTTGCCTATGTTTTTGCGCAACAAACCACAAGTATCCTTGAAGCTTTTGAGCATGCCACTCACGTTTAAACTCGTTGTTTTTCCGCTGATGACGGCGTTTCTTTTGTCCGTTTTTTCAATCGACAGCGATATCGTCAGCGTTTCCCTTGTGCAAGTAGCTATGCCCACCCTGACATTGGCCTCGATTTTGTTCGGGCGTTATGCAGCGGATGAGGAGATGGGGGCCATGACGACGGTTTGTTCCACCTTGCTGGCGCTCTTGTCCATCCCGGTTGTTCTGGTCATGGGAAATTGGCTTTTGCACTAA
- a CDS encoding amino acid ABC transporter substrate-binding protein — protein sequence MKKVILSTLLSCLLLGMVGCSTSGSPSQPNNTTPPADQAASQNLLEKVKAEKKLVIGTEGTYSPFTFHNQSGTLTGYDVEVITEVAKRLGVEPVFQETQWDAMFAGLDSKRFDVIANQVGIRPDRQEKYDFSKSYTISRAVLVTHKDNNTVKDFKDIKGLKAGQSMTSNYADLARSHEAEIVGVDNFNQAIDLIAQKRVDVVINDNLSVLDFLKQKPDTPIKVVAKNTEGQPTAFMFRKGSTELIDAVNKVLDEMQQDGTLSKISVKWFGEDITK from the coding sequence ATGAAAAAAGTCATTCTTTCTACCTTACTCTCTTGTCTGCTACTGGGAATGGTTGGCTGTAGCACTTCCGGTTCTCCTTCTCAGCCGAATAATACGACTCCGCCTGCTGATCAAGCAGCTTCGCAAAATCTGCTGGAAAAAGTGAAAGCCGAGAAGAAACTCGTCATTGGTACGGAAGGTACATACTCTCCGTTTACGTTCCATAATCAGTCGGGCACATTGACTGGCTATGATGTGGAAGTAATCACGGAGGTTGCCAAGCGACTCGGTGTAGAGCCTGTGTTCCAGGAAACCCAGTGGGATGCCATGTTTGCGGGACTCGACTCCAAACGCTTTGACGTCATTGCCAATCAGGTAGGAATCCGTCCTGATCGTCAGGAAAAGTACGATTTCTCCAAGTCATATACGATTTCCCGTGCGGTTTTGGTCACGCACAAGGACAATAACACCGTCAAAGACTTCAAGGATATTAAAGGCTTAAAAGCCGGACAATCCATGACCAGCAATTACGCTGACCTCGCACGCTCCCATGAGGCAGAAATCGTCGGTGTAGACAACTTTAATCAGGCGATTGACCTGATCGCGCAAAAACGCGTGGACGTAGTGATCAACGATAATTTGTCGGTGCTTGATTTCCTGAAACAAAAGCCGGATACGCCAATCAAAGTCGTGGCGAAAAATACAGAAGGCCAACCAACCGCTTTCATGTTCCGCAAAGGTAGCACGGAATTGATTGATGCGGTTAACAAGGTGCTCGATGAGATGCAGCAGGACGGCACCCTTTCCAAAATTTCCGTCAAATGGTTCGGCGAAGATATCACGAAGTAA
- a CDS encoding amino acid ABC transporter substrate-binding protein, with the protein MKKLLFSLLASTLLVALAGCGSSSTGQSPQNSAAPAPTEEKKEQNLLEKVKADGKMLIGTEGTYAPFTFHDQSGKLTGYDVEVVTEVAKRIGVEPVFQETQWDAMFAGLDSKRFDVVANQVGIRPDRQEKYDFSNPYTVSTAVLVTHKDNTTVKGFADIKGLKAAQTLTSNLTDIAKKNGAEIVGVEGFNQAIDLLVSKRVDVTINDGISLLDFMKQKPDVPIKIIAKDPNVAKNGFLFRKGSTELVDAFNKALDDMTKDGTLAKISEKWFGADVSK; encoded by the coding sequence ATGAAAAAACTATTATTTTCCCTTCTCGCTTCCACTCTGTTAGTCGCATTGGCAGGTTGCGGGTCGTCTTCAACAGGACAATCACCGCAAAATAGTGCCGCTCCTGCCCCAACAGAAGAGAAAAAAGAACAAAACTTGTTGGAAAAAGTAAAAGCTGACGGTAAAATGCTGATCGGAACCGAGGGCACATACGCGCCGTTTACGTTCCACGATCAGTCTGGCAAGCTGACAGGCTATGATGTGGAGGTCGTGACAGAGGTAGCAAAGCGCATCGGCGTCGAACCTGTGTTTCAAGAAACACAATGGGATGCCATGTTCGCTGGACTTGACTCCAAGCGCTTTGATGTCGTAGCGAATCAGGTAGGCATTCGCCCTGATCGTCAGGAAAAATACGATTTCTCCAATCCATATACCGTTTCCACAGCAGTCCTTGTCACCCATAAAGACAACACGACCGTAAAAGGCTTTGCGGATATTAAAGGTCTAAAAGCAGCGCAAACATTGACGAGCAACCTCACAGATATCGCGAAGAAAAACGGAGCGGAAATCGTCGGTGTGGAAGGCTTTAACCAAGCGATTGACCTGCTTGTTTCCAAGCGTGTAGACGTTACGATCAACGATGGGATTTCCCTGTTGGACTTCATGAAGCAAAAACCTGATGTTCCGATCAAAATTATCGCAAAAGATCCGAACGTAGCGAAAAACGGCTTCCTCTTCCGCAAGGGCAGCACAGAGCTGGTTGATGCATTCAACAAAGCACTGGATGACATGACGAAAGATGGTACCCTCGCAAAAATATCAGAGAAATGGTTTGGTGCAGATGTCTCTAAGTAG
- a CDS encoding amino acid ABC transporter permease: MSLSSFFENPERLNRWIDIAQSSFLPLLKGALLYSLTIAIAAFFIGLILAVLTALARLSGIKPLIGIARFYVSIIRGTPLLVQLFIIFYGLPSIGLMIDPIPSAIIGFSLSVGAYSSEVVRAAILSIQKGQWEAAYSLGMTYWQALRRVVLPQAARVSIPPLSNSFISLVKDTSLASVVLVPEMFRKAQEVVAATYEPLLVYAEAALIYWVICFVLSIIQDRIENKLDRYV, from the coding sequence ATGTCTCTAAGTAGCTTCTTTGAAAACCCAGAACGCCTGAACCGATGGATCGATATCGCGCAAAGCTCCTTTCTTCCTCTGTTGAAAGGAGCCTTGCTCTATTCTTTAACAATCGCCATCGCTGCCTTTTTCATTGGTCTGATCCTTGCCGTTCTCACTGCGCTGGCACGACTATCCGGCATTAAGCCGCTGATTGGCATCGCCCGCTTTTATGTATCGATCATTCGCGGTACCCCTTTATTGGTCCAATTGTTCATCATTTTTTATGGCCTCCCGAGCATCGGCTTGATGATCGATCCGATACCGTCGGCAATCATCGGCTTCTCTCTCAGCGTCGGTGCCTACTCTTCCGAGGTAGTACGTGCCGCGATCTTGTCGATTCAAAAAGGGCAATGGGAAGCAGCCTACTCTCTGGGAATGACCTACTGGCAAGCACTGCGCAGGGTCGTGCTCCCTCAGGCAGCTCGCGTCTCCATTCCTCCTTTGTCCAACTCGTTTATTAGTTTGGTCAAGGATACTTCGCTGGCTTCGGTCGTTCTGGTACCGGAAATGTTTCGCAAAGCCCAAGAAGTCGTTGCTGCGACATATGAGCCGTTGCTCGTCTATGCGGAAGCAGCCCTTATCTACTGGGTGATTTGCTTCGTACTCTCCATTATCCAGGATCGCATCGAAAACAAGCTGGACCGTTATGTCTAA